Genomic window (Mustela erminea isolate mMusErm1 chromosome X, mMusErm1.Pri, whole genome shotgun sequence):
TGTTGCTCATAGGTGACAAAATTAAGACTGGGAAACAAAGTGCCTCTTTTATCGCCTCATGCTACAGACCAGTACTCCTTCTAGTACATTATGTAAAACTGGATAAGTACAACATTTATTGTGCATTACTGAATAAGCCACTTTAAGTTAGTGATGGTTGGAATGCATAAATTATCCTTTGTGAGTAATCAAAAATTTACCTACTATATGGGAGTCTGTTTCTGGCACACAAAtagttttatatgaaatatagtATTTGCAAAGAGGTAGAACAGTGCAAGTAGactaatttggaaaaattaaaatggcctTTCTGTGACTTTTAGAGGTcagttagaattttaaaatatataatgtgacAAATTACAGGCATAGTGTTTAAAAGGTTATGTGTGATTTAGTTTAGAATATCTAAGGTTGGGAATGGTGGCATTTGAAGAATTGCCTTGTAGgaaaagcttaataaatatttgaatcaaATTTGCAGATGGGAGTTATGCCATAGTAATTCTTGTGCCTTCAGGTTCTTCCATTTTCTGTAGCATATTGCAGAAATCAGTCGGGGCTTAGAAACCAAGACCCACACATCCGTTTATTGaaggataaagaaatatatttcaatcTGGGTGTATTTCCAatttcagaagttttaaaattttcactcgtagaatttaagaagcaacacacatgaacaaaggaaaaaggcagtCAGAAGACTGGAcacttaaatatagagaacaaactggaggtaggtagggggatgggtgaaataggtgacggggattaaggaaggcacttgtgatgagcaccaggtgatgtatggaattactaaatcactacactgtacacctgaaactaatataaaactgtaatgttaattatacttgaattaagaaattttaaaaagtgaaacatcAGAAAAAGGGTCCGAGCTGAAATATTCCTTAATATCATCCAAAATGCTGTGTGCGTGAGAATGTCCCCAACTGtttcaaaaatgtgtttctatAGTTGGTGTGTTGAAACAGGATCCACACAATGTCCACACATTGTTTGGTTGATACGTCCTTGAGCCTTTCTTTATCAcagtttcctctccctttccctgcccccatTCTTCTTAActactggaaaaaataatttgtgcttttcattttcttactatGTTGCAAAGTCGGTGAGAGTAGGATCTTATTATTTTAGCACCAAGAATTGGGCCTGGTACCCAGTAGACACTTGACTAATAGTTGTTGAATGATGTTAGTAATACTCAAGGCCTGTGTTTTGTCCCTGCAGGTTGATCCAAAAGACTACATGTTCAGTGGCCTGAAGGATGAAACAGTAGGTCGCCTACCTGGCCAAGTGGCGGGACAACAGTTTCTCATTCAAGACTGTGAGAACTGTAACATCTATATCTTTGATCACTCTGCTACGATTACTATCGATGACTGTACTAATTGTGTGATTTTTCTGGGACCTGTGAAAGGCAGTGTGTTTTTTCGGAATTGCAGAGATTGCAAGTGTACGCTAGCCTGCCAACAGTTTCGTGTGCGGGATTGTAGAAAGCTGGAAGTCTTTCTGTGCTGTGCCACTCAACCCATCATTGAGTCTTCCACAAACATCAAGTTTGGCTGCTTCCAATGGTACTACCCCGAGTTAGCGTTCCAGTTCAAGGATGCGGGGCTGAGTATCTTCAATAATACCTGGAGCAACATTCATGACTTTACACCCGTGTCAGGAGAGCTCAACTGGAGCCTTCTTCCCGAGGATGCTGTAGTTCAAGACCATGTTCCTCTGCCTACTACCGAAGAGCTCAAAGCTGTCCGCGTTTCCACAGAAGCCAATAGAAGTATCGTTCCAGTATCTCGGGGTCAGAGGCAGAAGAGCAGTGATGAGTCATGCTTAGTGGTATTATTTGCTGGTGATTACACTATTGCAAATGCCAGAAAACTAATTGATgaggtaaggagagagagaagagagacagacacCCACACAGATAGGAACACATCACTGTCTGGAGAACTTCTGTTCTTTTCACAATTGGCAATTGGCTATTCACAATTCACAATTGGCTATTAGGAATATAGGCAATCCTCAAGTTCTAGTCCCTTGCCCCCTGCAGATATATCTGTAAGCTAATTGTTTGGCCCTCAAAAGATTTTCCCAcagaaacttcaaaaaatatgtCAGTAAGcgtttattaagcacttactatgtgaaGAGTTACTTCTGTTGCCATATTTCATCGACTGTAGGATGCACATTTGTTTTGCACATTTTTGCTCATCCAAAATGTGTCTTAAAAGTGATGGCAACTTAAAGCTGATGACCTAGGGTATATGCTGGAGATGGAGATACATGGGCAAAATTCTCTACCCTCAGAGAACTTCCATTCTTTCTAATGAGTGATTTCCAAGGAAGCTTACAAAAGTAGTATTGCACAGTAAAGCATGAGCTTATTTAGTTGGGAATACTTATTTGGAGTTTTACTTGGTTGTAGGGCAGTGGGAAAGACAGTGGGAGTGCAGCTTTCGGCCACTGGGGCAACTGTGAGATCCCCCTCCGCAGTATTTCCCTGTGCTCTGTTGCTACGTGAAGGGGAGATTGGTGCGTAAGAATGAGGTGGGAGCTGGAATAGCAGAGGTGGTGGACTCAGGAGCAGGGACTCGGTGAGTTTGGGACTAGAGAAGAGTTCTTCTAGCAGAAGCAGCTTCCACTGGAAAAATAACTGGGGACATAGAGATGAGGCATTCTAGAAGCACCAGTTCCTATGTTGGCGGGCACTCCAGTGGGGAGGCGGTGGTGGGATGTATTGGTCACCCATTAATCAGATGTTCTTCAGAAGGAGTagcctgtggactctgaggaacaaactgggggttttagaggggagtgggggggatgggtaaccccagtggtgggtattaaggagggcaaagattgcatggagcactgggtgtggtgcataaacaatgaatcttggaacactgcatcaaaaaactatggtggctaacataacacaataaaaaaaaaaagaaaaaaagaaagtcaggcttccagaaatgaaaaagtgaatGGAAAACTCCTCAAGTCTCCttttgaatggattttttaaaaaattgtaactgtTCTGCCCAAGGAAGATTATAGGgggagaaaaaactaaaaatgatctCCTCTCTGTAGCTATATATCCTACAATGTCGAAAACCCATGTCTGAAATCTACAAAGTATATCTGAAGTCTAGTTTTCAAAACAACAGAAGCCAAAGTATAATTTGAAGActgtggtatttttgttgttgttgttcatgcTAATCTGCTGAACACATTGGTAAGATATAGAAAAAGCACTTCTGGCCTTTGAGCTATCTAATCACATGTTAATCCAACATCTGAAAGGtcagcattttcattttacagcatggtgacttagaaaaaaatctacGTACAGTTTTTGGATGATATAATTATTCAGGTTAAACTCCTTTTTTGGTAGGAATTGAGAAGTGGACATAAAGagtatataacatttttaaatgttttaaaaaggcatCAAAATGAGCACTCTTTCTTTGTGGGTCATCACATGTTCTTAACCTTTTAATTTTTGGTGTCTGATGCGTGAAATGGCAGCGTTGTGTGCACTTAAAAGCAACATGAGCAGGAAGAATGATGGTCTTTAGACCATCCTTCCGGATTACAAGATATTGTATAACAAAAATGTAATGACAGCAATAGTAATAGCTAACACTTACGTAGTGTTAACTGTGTACCAGGCATTCTTATAAGGGATTTAAATGAAGTAACTCAATTTAGAAGAACCTATGCAGTAGGTGCATTTATTCCCCTTTTTACAGAGGAAAATGAGCCACGGAGAGAGTAAGCAATTTGCGAAAGGTCACTCAGCATAAACAGCAGAGCCTTGATTTaaatccaggcagtctggctttAAACCACAGTCTGAGCCCTTAAGCATGATGCTAATCTGCCTCAATGGGAAAGGAAGGTTGATGAGGGCCTGGGGGAGCAGGAGTGTTACCGAAAGGGTGGGGAGTCAAGGCAGATACCACCCTTTGGCCTAGAAGGGAAAACCTTGGGCCTTTTTGGTTGGAGTTAGCCTGCCTAATTCTGAAAGCACAGAATTAAGgaatgacagagaacaaaaagaagaaaatgcaagtgCACATGAAGAGGGTATCAAAACATGCTAAAAGATCACTCTCTTACACACATATTGAAGGAGAGCTTACCtgtgttttcaaaaaaatgaagctCACGTTCCCAGGAAAAGATGCATAGGAGCTATTTAATactgaagtgggaaaaaaaaaaaagaaagaaaaccccaccCAAAACTCGAGTCTTTCTCATATCACAACCTGAATACCTTAAGACAGCTTTGACTGGAACTGTGATTGCTGACTCCGGTTTTGTTAAACCCTAGGAGTATCATAGAATTTTGTTTCCCATTGTTCTTATAAATTAAATGTATCATAATAGTTTTTAGGTAGGAAGTCCGGAAAAGCTGGATAAAGCAGAAAACACAGTCCAAAGGGAATCAAGAGAAGTTACTGGGCCTCAATTTTCTCTCCTGAAAATCAGATTTCTTGCTTCCTCTTAGCTACATCACAGATATGCACAGGATAAATTAGAGTAAAAGTCGTTTGAATTGGTTGGAAGTAACGTATTGCATAATTTAAGTTGGGTAGTTACCGCTATTTTCAAGTCTTTAGAAGTAGAAGAATTTCCATGAAAAAGGAGTCTCCAGATAGCTGCAGTGAGATATCAAAATCGATCAAGTTTTgtaattcagtatttgtttttagGTAACCATATTCTGAATTAATCACCTTTTGTCAGTTTATGTGTCTAACTATAAAATCAGAGGTAGTGAGCCATCTAGAAAATTAGAAGCAGGTAAAGgattatttctgatattttaagtAACTTCGTAGTCATCACCTGGCAGTGGATGTCCATGCAATTTTTTGCTACCTTTGTacgtatgtttcttttttctgaggcAGCACTGAGGCCTCTGAGAAAGGATTTGAGTTTGAATCCAATTTGAAGGAATGGTATGGGATAATGTAGCTGATTGGATGAAATActctcagccattaaaaataattttatagtggAATAGCTGGGAAATATTCACAGTCAAGTAAGTgaaatttttagaatattatataagtatccaaattttttttttacgagATCTAAGTCTGGAAAGatatatatactaaaatgttAGCAGTTGTGGTTATTCTTAGGAGTTGGATTAAgagcaggattttcttttctttgtgtggtTATATGGATTTTACAAtgaacatttgttatttctgtaGTGGGGGAAATAGACAACTGGGAGGGTAAAAGGACATATAACCAAATGGCAGTGTCACCTTTGAGTGGTAGCACCTTGgttcatatttgttttgttttttcatttttcaggtgCTCTGTGTTGAGCCTATATGTTtgttacttttattcatttattttttattgtgttatgttagtcaccatacagtccatcattagtttttgatgtcttGTTCCCTGATGCATTGTTTGCATGGAACACCCCacactccatgcaatccatgccctccttaataccaatcacccggctcacccattccccacccccctcccccctcccctctaaaaccctcagtttgtttcccagagtccatagtctgtcatggttatACTTAAAAATCCAATAGgtgtgctaaaaaaaaataaagaatagaagtgtttaaaaatcatccataacaaaaaaaaagtcctccataACATAGTATATCTTGAAAAGTCTTTTTAGGAatactctttcatttatttcGTCTATTATCAGATTAACTGGGTTCCAGTCACAGTTCTGTTACTTGATAGTTGTCTGATCTTGACTAAGTTTCTTTACCATTCTGTGCCttcattttctcacctgtaaaatgagggtaataatagtacctacctcatgaGAGGGTTAAATGTGCTATCCACGTTGAGTGCATAAAACTGCGTGGCGCACAGCAGGGCTTCATAAATATGGACTATGACTATTGggctatactatatatatttgtatcatgcttttcaaaattattatgtaAGCTTTACCCCATTGTATTATTTGTTATGTTTAATGAACTGTGCTATTTCATCATGTGATAAATGTCCCCTAGTTTACCTCCTTAACCATTCTCTTCTCATTGGACAAACAAACTAGGCAGTGCACACTAATTCTTACCCAGAACCACCCTTCTGGAAAAATCTTGTGTATGTGAAAACTTGTCAGAGCAAAAGCCTTGAATTAGAGGGATGATTCAAACAAAAATCAGCATGCTGCGTCTCATTGTATAcagaaaaatactagaaaaaaaaagaaaaatactgttttaatctCAGAAGTTCATCTTAAActctaaatgaaattttattttccacagaTGGTCGGTAAAGGCTTTTTCCTAGTTCAGACAAAGGAAGTATCAATGAAAGCCGAGGATGCTCAAAGGGTTTTTGGGGAAAAAGCACCtgacttccttcctcttctgaacAAAGGTACATTCTGGATGATTGGTGTACTTGTGTGTTTATCCTCTTGACATGTGATTCGATCTGCTCTTGCCTTTAACATTTCTCTtaccttgctttctctttcttgcttgttttatgtttttttcctgttactattcaaaaatgtcaaaatttcataTCATTCAAAAATTCCTACATAACTAGGCATTaggttttctttcctattttgtcatCTTAATACTTAAAAGTCACACTCGgtaattatgtatttttgttattttaattattattttattgttgttatattattatactaTAATGAGTGTTCCATTCTCCCTGCCCAGAGAGAGTCACAAAGCACTTCATAAGGATTCTTTCTGCCTTCAGTGGGTTTTGACCATActggaaaggaaataagaaatataaataaaatggtatacTATTTTATGTATTGAATGTGATTGATTAACTTCTCACACATAATTAGAATTGTTTTCCCCAGTGGGCAAATGCCACCAACAAATTTGAGATACTGGAAATACATCTGCAAACAGAGGAACTGGAATTCATGTGCCCTCTGGAAGGGTTACATCTCTCTGTATGTGTTTGAAGGTCTACTGATTCTAGAGGATAAAGTTCTGGTTATGTCAGAGCAGGGACATTGTTTGCTCAAGGTTCACCAGGCTTTTCTTTACTGGCCTGAACAAATACATAGAGTAATACACAATGCTGATTGAGCATACCCTAAAAAGGTGGCACCTCTGCATTTACATGCTTTTTATGTGTGAATTATAATCACTGTAAAACCTATATGAaagtggtggaggaggggcacctgggtggctcagtcagttaagcatcagactcttgattttggctcaggtcatgatcccagggttgtgagatcgagccccatgtccagctctatgctcaccggggagcctgcctgaaattctctccctgtccctctgctcccctatgctctctctctctaaaataagtaaatatgtcttaagaaaaaaagagaaaacattggaGGCTTGTTGGGATCATTTTAATAACTAATGCTGGGTATGACTCAGCCTTCATACAGTATTTCATATACCTTTGTGGTTATTGCAGCAGTATGAAGGACTTGCTCTAACCCAGTGAGTGAATCTCCTCTAGAATATATACTGGAAATTTTGACCTGGCTCTGTtgtttaaattgaagtataattaacatacagtgttataattagtttcaggtatacaatgttatgattcaacaattctacacatttctCAGGgatcatcaagataagtgtactcttaatccctttcatctatttcaaccctctccccacccacctcctctctggcaaccaccagttttctgtatttaagagtctgacttttttgtctttttttttctttgttttgtttcctaaatgccACATATTGAGTGA
Coding sequences:
- the RP2 gene encoding protein XRP2, which produces MGCFFSNRRKAEKESQPEGGEGRPKQYSWDQREKVDPKDYMFSGLKDETVGRLPGQVAGQQFLIQDCENCNIYIFDHSATITIDDCTNCVIFLGPVKGSVFFRNCRDCKCTLACQQFRVRDCRKLEVFLCCATQPIIESSTNIKFGCFQWYYPELAFQFKDAGLSIFNNTWSNIHDFTPVSGELNWSLLPEDAVVQDHVPLPTTEELKAVRVSTEANRSIVPVSRGQRQKSSDESCLVVLFAGDYTIANARKLIDEMVGKGFFLVQTKEVSMKAEDAQRVFGEKAPDFLPLLNKGPVIALEFNGDGAVEGCQLIVNEIFNGTKMFVSESKETASGDVDSFYNFADIQMGI